The genomic window GCAGGTCAGCCTGAAGTTGGTGGGGACTCACCTGGATGTAGTTCATCTCCTCCAGAGTAAGCGGCCTCCTGCGGTACCTCTGGGGGAGTTCCTGGACTGTGGCTAGGCTGTCTGGGAAGCCGGGGAGTCGGGCGATGGGTCCAGGAGGTCTTGGTATAGGTGGTGTTGCTGCtgtgactgggggactgggagagCTCTGTGGAGGGCTAGCTACTAGCGTCTTCAGTGCTTCTGACACTGAATGGTAAGAGGATCATTTTATACATTTGACACCTGAGCTCCAAATCGCTGCATATTTCCTGTGATTGAACTGCATTGGGCAGGTGAAGCAATGGGGCCAATCTAAAGAGTACATGTCTAatcacaggaggagaggagcagatagGGATGGGGCTACTGTGCTTAAATTAATGGGAgtgagcacatacacacagtatacaaGGAGACAAGATTAATATGCAGCATGCTCACCATTTGGTTTGGGGATTCCATTTCTGTTGGGGAATTTGATAAGTGGTGCATGGGGTCGCACAGTCTACGAATTAAGGAAATAAGGTTTACATTGACAGACCAGCTCACAACTTTGAAAGACAGAATGTCTTAACTCCGAAGAAACCCGTTTACAAAACTATTTATGGCCAGTTCAATGGCTAACCCCATGGCCATACATCATGTCTGACAGGTCTTTAACAGCAGTAGTAGCCTAGCCTAAACTTGCTTCAAACAGGTAATATGTTTCAAACAACAGCGAAAACAATTACTCATGTTATGGGTTCTTTGTTAAGATCTTAAAGGTTGTACCAGGTTGATCTAATACATCTGATACAGCTAATAAGAGCTGGCATATATGTAGCGAATTAGGCGTTGGTTTTCCATGCATCAACAAGGGCATAAGCAAGGGTACTTAGCCTGTCAAATTCCCACTGAAATAAAGCCGCAAAAAGCTCAATCGACTTGTGTCTGTAAAAAAATTAAGCAGCACAAACTACCACACGTTTTCAACTACTCACTTGAGTGCCAAGTGTGGATGCAGTACGGTAAATGGACCAGTTCGACAAGCGTACCTGTACAACACGTCCTACGGCTGCCATTTTGCTACTGACTTTGCCCCCCATGACGACCTCACCGGTCTTCTTCCGGGTGACAGGAAATTTCCTACAGTCACCAGAAGAGGGAGACAATACATCTGTAAATTAATGGCAATGCATAGGATGAAAGCTATACGGCTCAGGGAGGGCATCCCAGTGCAATGATGGTGATGCGATGTGAGCTGTCGAGCGGCCCATACCAAATTCTAAACTAGAAACTGAGGAGAATGTAAAAGTAAAATGTGTGTTTTACATACGTACACCGTACACGTAAATAACCTACCCATATCGCGTCATTAACGTCCTAAAAGTCTCGCAAATTAGCTGTATTTCAAATCTTACTTTCGTAAATAATGACAGTCCGCTAATGGTTATATTATTTCGAGAACAACAGTGTGTCGTAATGTCTAACTCAGGCAATGTTGTCAAACCATTTTGTTTGTCACCATCAAGATTATTTCCAGGAATAGTTAGTAGCCGATGACAAAACACATCTAACCAAATGCGTAGACAAAATGCGTCAACCCCTCAGTCGAGCTACTCCTGAATCGCTGAAATAGCATCGGTTAACAATGGAAATACGTTAATATATATGTTACTACAAATGTCAATGACAAATGCAGGTAGCAAAGGCAAATAACCTACCTATCTTTTATTTTCTTGCTCCAATGATGaacactggggagggggggtgttaaGCCGCTGGTCACGTGGTAAGTGCTCACTTCCGGGCGGCACATTCAGTTTGCACTACTGGCCAATACCGATGTCTCATTTTTAGCAACATATCATTTGACCAATGACGATGTCACATTCTCAACCAGTACTCCGTCTCGTCCTATCGGAGCTCCCCAAACTGGTAAAATACG from Osmerus eperlanus chromosome 28, fOsmEpe2.1, whole genome shotgun sequence includes these protein-coding regions:
- the kgd4 gene encoding 28S ribosomal protein S36, mitochondrial isoform X1: MCRPEVSTYHVTSGLTPPLPSVHHWSKKIKDRKFPVTRKKTGEVVMGGKVSSKMAAVGRVVQVRLSNWSIYRTASTLGTQTVRPHAPLIKFPNRNGIPKPNVSEALKTLVASPPQSSPSPPVTAATPPIPRPPGPIARLPGFPDSLATVQELPQRYRRRPLTLEEMNYIQRGGPE
- the kgd4 gene encoding 28S ribosomal protein S36, mitochondrial isoform X3, whose amino-acid sequence is MGGKVSSKMAAVGRVVQVRLSNWSIYRTASTLGTQTVRPHAPLIKFPNRNGIPKPNVSEALKTLVASPPQSSPSPPVTAATPPIPRPPGPIARLPGFPDSLATVQELPQRYRRRPLTLEEMNYIQRGGPE
- the kgd4 gene encoding 28S ribosomal protein S36, mitochondrial isoform X2, producing MCRPEVSTYHVTSGLTPPLPSVHHWSKKIKDRKFPVTRKKTGEVVMGGKVSSKMAAVGRVVQTVRPHAPLIKFPNRNGIPKPNVSEALKTLVASPPQSSPSPPVTAATPPIPRPPGPIARLPGFPDSLATVQELPQRYRRRPLTLEEMNYIQRGGPE